The window GAACTCCTGGAAGACCATCCCGGATCGGATCCGGATCTGACGGATCTGCTCCTGGTGGGCCCGGCTTCGAGCGTGGAGCGGATCGGCCTCGACGCGGACACCATCGATCTCAATGGATCCCATCGTTGGCTCCTCGAGGAAGTTCACGCAGCGCAGGAACGTCGTCTTGCCGCTTCCCGAGCGGCCGATCAACATGACGGCCTCGCCACGCCCCACCTCCATGTCCATGCCGCGCAAGACGTGGTTGCGCCCGTAATACTTCTCGATCCCAAGGACGCGGACGACCGGTTCACCCACATGTGGGGCCTGAACGGGGTGCCGAATTGGCTCCCCCGACATGGTCGCCCCGGTCATCGGTCACCCCTCGCCATGCGCTTTTCGAGCCGCTCCTGGAAGGCGGAGAACACGATGGTCAGGATCCAGTACACGGCCGCAGCGATCAGGAGTGCCTCCAAAGAACGGAAGTTCTGGGTGCCGACCTGGCCGGCCCGCCAGAGGAGTTCCTGGACCGCGATGGTCGAGACCAGCGCGGAGTCCTTGATCATGGCCACGAAGTCGTTGCCAATGGCCGGAATGACGATCCGGAAGGCCTGCGGCAGGACGATCCGGCCCATGACCTGGCGTTCGGGCATGCCGAGCGATTGCGCCGCCTCGCGCTGACCCAGGGGAACGGCCTGAATGCCGGCCCGGAAGATCTCCGTCATGTACGCCCCGTAGTTGAAGCTCAGGGCGATGATCCCGGCCGGGATGCTGGGAAGGACGATGCCCAGCTGTGGGAGTCCGAAGTAGATGAAGAAGATCTGGACGATCAGCGGCGTGCCGCGGACGAGTGACACGTACAGCGAGGCCACGCCGTTGATGTACGCATTCCGCGAGAGCCTGCCGATGGCGCCCAGGATGGCCAACATGGTGGCGAAGATGATCGACACCACCGACAGCAGGATC is drawn from Chloroflexota bacterium and contains these coding sequences:
- a CDS encoding amino acid ABC transporter permease, which produces MTAVPGTPEAGSILAQLEAYRERSRTLFRLKFIAVWVVLIGALLGALWATGNIDLSFIAEWGPFILGGAGLTILLSVVSIIFATMLAILGAIGRLSRNAYINGVASLYVSLVRGTPLIVQIFFIYFGLPQLGIVLPSIPAGIIALSFNYGAYMTEIFRAGIQAVPLGQREAAQSLGMPERQVMGRIVLPQAFRIVIPAIGNDFVAMIKDSALVSTIAVQELLWRAGQVGTQNFRSLEALLIAAAVYWILTIVFSAFQERLEKRMARGDR